The DNA window GACCTCGGTGGTGCTGCCCGAACCCGACGCGCCGGTGCCGCTGGACAAGGCCGATCCCCCCACCAGCGACGAGATCCGCCGCCGGATGGAGGAAATCGACATCGAGGACAGCGGTTCCATCGTGCGGTTCGGCACCCGCGCGCAGTCGGAATTGCAGGAAATCAGCCAGAAGATGCTGGCCGATGTGAAGAACAAGGATGTCGGCCCGGCCGGCGAAAGCCTGCGCGAGATCGTGACCACGATCCGCGGCTTTTCCAGTTCCGAACTGGACATGCGCCGCGACCGCAGCTGGTGGGAACGGCTGCTGGGCCGCTCTGCGCCCTTCGCCAAGTTCGTCGCCAATTACGAACAGGTGCAGACGCAGATCGACCGCGTGACCTCGGACCTTGAAGGGCACGAACAGCGTTTGTTGAAGGACATCAAGGCGCTGGACATGCTTTATGACCGCACGCTTGATTTCTATGACGAACTTGCCCTGTATATCGCCGCCGGCGAGGCCAAGCTGCGCGAACTTGACGACAAGGTCATTCCCGCCAAGGAAGCCGCGCTGAATGCGGCGGGCGAGCCCGATCAGGTGATGGAGGCGCAGGAGCTGCGCGACCTGCGCGCGGCCCGCGACGATCTGGAACGGCGCGTCCACGATCTGAAACTGACCCGGCAGGTGACGATGCAGTCCCTGCCCTCGATCCGACTGGTGCAGGAAAACGACAAGTCGCTGGTCACCAAGATCAACTCGACGCTGGTCAACACCGTGCCGCTTTGGGAAACGCAGCTGGCGCAGGCCGTCACCATCCAGCGCAGCGCCGAGGCCGCGCGCGCCGTCAAGGAGGCGGGCGATCTGACCAACGATTTGCTGACCCGCAATGCCGAAAACCTGCGTCAGGCCAACACCCAGATCCGCACCCAGACCGAACGCGGCGTCTTCGATATCGAGGCGGTCCGGACCGCCAACGCCGAACTGATCGCCACGATCGAGGACAGCCTGCGCATCGCCGATGAGGGGCGCGCCCGCCGCGCCGCCGCCGAAGAGGATCTGACGCGCATGGAAGCGGATCTGCGCGACGCGCTGGCGACCGCGACCGCGCGGCGGCAAGAGGCGGTGACGGACCGGACCGGCAAGCCATGATCCGGGCGGCGCGGCGGGGGTTTCGGTGGCCGGGACTGGCGCTGATCGCGCTGCTGGCGTCGTGCGGAACGGCACCGGATGTCGATCCGGTCCCGCCGCAGCCCCGACCGGCCCTGCCCGCACCGCAGAAAAGCGGCCCCAGCCAGGCCGAGATCCGCAAGGCGCGCGCCGAACGCAACCGCACAGTGAACGCCGCCGCCGCCGACGCGCGGGACTCGGCCAGCCGGACCAGCCGGACCCTGACCGCCGAATATGCCGGCATCGAACGCAGGCTGCGCGCGGACGGTCGGCTGCGGCGCGAGCGCGTGCCGATGGATGCGCCGATCGACGCCGGTCT is part of the Paracoccus stylophorae genome and encodes:
- a CDS encoding toxic anion resistance protein, whose amino-acid sequence is MTEDTRRRAEAAQKDIEDVTSVVLPEPDAPVPLDKADPPTSDEIRRRMEEIDIEDSGSIVRFGTRAQSELQEISQKMLADVKNKDVGPAGESLREIVTTIRGFSSSELDMRRDRSWWERLLGRSAPFAKFVANYEQVQTQIDRVTSDLEGHEQRLLKDIKALDMLYDRTLDFYDELALYIAAGEAKLRELDDKVIPAKEAALNAAGEPDQVMEAQELRDLRAARDDLERRVHDLKLTRQVTMQSLPSIRLVQENDKSLVTKINSTLVNTVPLWETQLAQAVTIQRSAEAARAVKEAGDLTNDLLTRNAENLRQANTQIRTQTERGVFDIEAVRTANAELIATIEDSLRIADEGRARRAAAEEDLTRMEADLRDALATATARRQEAVTDRTGKP